The following proteins come from a genomic window of Pyxidicoccus sp. MSG2:
- a CDS encoding SLC13 family permease, translated as MTSSLPTPTTAEASSASSLSGDASSERRGWLRPALAVGGLAVVALVAGLGVEGPVASRAVLIGGACLVLWLTEVVPPFVPTLLLLGATPVLMGPLAADYRLGAVLAWGVDPVLVLFLGGFTLEVAAMRHGLDAAVARHVVRLSRGRPRLLLLLVMGGVAFLSMWMSNVAAAAMMLAALRPILQATPVGAPLRPALLLGVALGANFGGMATPVGSGPNALAVSAAGAYSQVTFAGWMALALPLTALMLVLGFGLVLLRFRLGGRLELPTQEAQPLTRSGRRVLAVSAACVVAWLSEPLHGVSAPVVALGATALLFGSGLLEREDLGRVDWSTLLLIAGGIALGRLMEHSGLVARALAGTDFGAWPVAARLGVLVVAAAALSALMSNTGTAALLIPLAMQLHPSASTPVLVALGCSFGIPFVISTPPNAMAAGEGLDSSELMRLGIPLMLAGCLLVSLTGPAVLRLFGLP; from the coding sequence ATGACCTCCTCCCTCCCCACCCCGACCACGGCCGAGGCCTCGTCAGCCTCCTCCCTCTCAGGGGACGCGAGCTCCGAGCGCCGCGGCTGGCTGCGCCCCGCGCTGGCGGTGGGTGGGCTCGCGGTGGTGGCGCTGGTGGCGGGCCTCGGGGTGGAGGGGCCCGTGGCGTCGCGCGCGGTGTTGATTGGCGGGGCGTGCCTGGTGCTGTGGCTCACGGAGGTGGTGCCGCCCTTCGTCCCCACCCTGCTGCTGCTGGGGGCCACGCCGGTGTTGATGGGCCCGCTGGCCGCGGACTACCGCCTGGGCGCGGTGCTGGCGTGGGGCGTGGACCCGGTGCTGGTCCTCTTCCTCGGCGGCTTCACGCTGGAGGTCGCGGCCATGCGCCATGGCCTGGACGCCGCGGTGGCCCGGCACGTGGTGCGACTGTCGCGCGGTCGGCCCCGGCTGCTGCTCCTGCTCGTCATGGGCGGGGTGGCCTTCCTCTCCATGTGGATGTCCAACGTGGCCGCGGCGGCGATGATGCTGGCCGCGCTGCGGCCCATCCTCCAGGCCACGCCGGTGGGGGCGCCGCTGCGGCCCGCCCTGCTGCTGGGCGTGGCGCTGGGCGCCAACTTCGGAGGCATGGCCACGCCGGTGGGCAGCGGCCCCAATGCACTCGCGGTGTCCGCCGCCGGTGCGTACTCGCAGGTCACCTTCGCCGGGTGGATGGCGCTGGCCCTGCCCCTCACTGCGTTGATGCTGGTGCTGGGCTTCGGGCTGGTGCTGCTGCGCTTCCGCCTGGGCGGCCGGCTGGAGCTGCCCACCCAGGAGGCCCAGCCGCTCACCCGCTCCGGCCGCCGGGTGCTCGCCGTGAGCGCGGCCTGCGTGGTGGCGTGGCTGTCCGAGCCCCTGCACGGCGTGAGTGCGCCGGTGGTGGCCCTGGGGGCCACGGCGCTCCTCTTCGGCAGCGGCCTGCTCGAGCGTGAGGACCTGGGCAGGGTGGACTGGTCCACGCTGCTGCTCATCGCCGGGGGCATCGCCCTGGGCCGGCTGATGGAGCACTCCGGCCTGGTGGCGCGGGCGCTGGCCGGCACGGACTTCGGCGCCTGGCCGGTGGCGGCCCGGCTGGGCGTGCTGGTGGTGGCGGCGGCGGCGCTGTCCGCGTTGATGAGCAACACCGGCACCGCGGCGCTCCTCATCCCCCTGGCGATGCAGCTCCACCCCTCGGCGTCCACGCCCGTCCTCGTCGCGCTGGGGTGCTCGTTCGGCATCCCCTTCGTCATCAGCACCCCGCCCAACGCCATGGCCGCGGGCGAGGGGCTCGACTCGTCGGAGCTGATGCGCTTGGGGATTCCCCTCATGCTGGCCGGGTGCTTGCTGGTGAGCCTCACCGGCCCCGCGGTGCTACGTCTCTTCGGACTGCCATGA
- a CDS encoding CBS domain-containing protein yields MQIVGELMTRDVVTLKETQNLAKADELLRLHRIRHLPVLRQGKLVGLVTHRDLLRAAAVHTTDPAAQPLWAADVMTRDVDTVRADTPLKDAVALMLRHKYGCLPVVDANGGLLGILTEADLVRYAQYLIAERDRHEMAAEFGA; encoded by the coding sequence ATGCAGATTGTCGGAGAGCTGATGACCCGTGATGTGGTCACCCTCAAGGAGACCCAGAACCTGGCCAAGGCGGACGAGCTGCTCCGCCTCCACCGCATCCGGCACCTGCCGGTGCTGCGGCAGGGCAAGCTGGTGGGGCTCGTCACCCACCGTGACCTGCTGCGCGCGGCCGCCGTGCACACCACCGACCCGGCGGCCCAGCCGCTGTGGGCCGCGGATGTCATGACGCGCGACGTGGACACGGTCCGCGCGGACACGCCGCTGAAGGACGCCGTGGCGCTGATGCTCCGGCACAAGTACGGCTGCCTCCCGGTGGTGGATGCCAACGGCGGCCTGCTGGGTATCCTCACGGAGGCGGACCTGGTGCGGTACGCGCAGTACCTCATCGCGGAGCGGGACCGGCACGAGATGGCCGCCGAGTTCGGCGCCTGA
- the thiC gene encoding phosphomethylpyrimidine synthase ThiC, with translation MSGASKSLKVDGKVLEGISRGALPASRKVYVSGALHPDLRVPLREISQTPTRHGHGPDGKETSNPPIHVYDSSGPYTDPSATIDVRQGLPSVRESWILGRGDTEELPGISSEYGRVREADPRLNGLRFGHRRKPRVAKKGGNVSQLHYARRGVITPEMEYVAIRENLKVEAALSAQHPGHSWGASIPRTIAPEFVRDEVARGRAIIPANINHPELEPMIIGRNFLVKINANIGNSAVSSSIEEEVEKMVWSIRWGADTVMDLSTGRNIHETREWILRNAPVPIGTVPIYQALEKVGGKAEDLTWELFRDTLIEQAEQGVDYFTIHAGVLLRYVPWTAKRLTGIVSRGGSIMAKWCLAHHKENFLYTHFEDICEIMKAYDVSFSLGDGLRPGSIADANDAAQFGELETLGELTKVAWKHDVQTMIEGPGHVPMHLIQENMTKQLAVCGEAPFYTLGPLTTDIAPGYDHFTSGIGAAMIGWFGTAMLCYVTPKEHLGLPDRDDVKEGVITYKIAAHAADLAKGHPGAQARDNALSKARFEFRWEDQFNLSLDPERARAFHDETLPAEGAKVAHFCSMCGPQFCSMKITQDVRDYAEKQGLSEDTALKTGLEEKSEEFKKAGGQLYR, from the coding sequence ATGAGCGGAGCGTCCAAGAGCCTGAAGGTCGACGGGAAGGTGTTGGAGGGAATCAGCCGGGGCGCGCTGCCAGCCTCGCGCAAGGTGTACGTGTCCGGCGCGCTGCACCCGGACCTGCGCGTCCCCCTGCGGGAAATCAGCCAGACGCCCACGCGCCATGGCCACGGGCCGGACGGGAAGGAGACGTCCAACCCGCCCATCCATGTCTATGACTCCAGCGGCCCGTACACGGACCCGTCGGCGACCATCGACGTGCGCCAGGGCCTGCCCTCGGTGCGCGAGTCCTGGATCCTGGGCCGCGGCGACACGGAGGAACTGCCCGGCATCAGCTCCGAGTACGGCCGCGTACGCGAGGCGGACCCGCGGCTCAACGGCCTGCGCTTCGGCCACCGCCGCAAGCCCCGCGTGGCGAAGAAGGGCGGCAACGTCTCCCAATTGCACTACGCCCGGCGCGGCGTCATCACCCCGGAGATGGAGTACGTCGCCATCCGGGAGAACCTCAAGGTGGAGGCCGCGCTCTCCGCCCAGCACCCGGGCCACTCCTGGGGCGCCTCCATCCCGCGCACGATTGCGCCCGAGTTCGTGCGCGACGAGGTGGCCCGCGGCCGCGCCATCATCCCCGCCAACATCAACCACCCGGAGCTGGAGCCGATGATCATCGGCCGCAACTTCCTGGTGAAGATCAACGCCAACATCGGCAACTCGGCCGTCTCCTCCTCCATCGAAGAGGAAGTCGAGAAGATGGTCTGGTCCATCCGCTGGGGCGCGGACACGGTGATGGACCTGTCCACCGGCCGCAACATCCACGAGACGCGCGAGTGGATTCTCCGCAACGCCCCGGTGCCCATCGGCACGGTGCCCATCTACCAGGCGCTGGAGAAGGTGGGCGGCAAGGCGGAGGACCTCACCTGGGAGCTGTTCCGCGACACGCTCATCGAGCAGGCGGAGCAGGGCGTGGACTACTTCACCATCCACGCCGGCGTGCTGCTGCGCTACGTGCCGTGGACCGCGAAGCGCCTCACCGGCATCGTCAGCCGCGGCGGCTCCATCATGGCCAAGTGGTGCCTCGCCCACCACAAGGAGAACTTCCTCTACACGCACTTCGAGGACATCTGCGAGATCATGAAGGCGTACGACGTCAGCTTCAGCCTCGGTGACGGGCTGCGGCCGGGCTCCATCGCCGACGCCAACGACGCGGCCCAGTTCGGCGAACTGGAGACGCTGGGCGAGCTGACGAAGGTCGCCTGGAAGCACGACGTGCAGACGATGATCGAGGGCCCAGGCCACGTGCCCATGCACCTCATCCAGGAGAACATGACGAAGCAGCTCGCGGTGTGCGGCGAGGCGCCCTTCTACACGCTGGGGCCCCTCACCACGGACATCGCGCCGGGATACGACCACTTCACCAGCGGCATCGGCGCCGCGATGATTGGCTGGTTCGGCACGGCGATGCTCTGCTACGTGACGCCCAAGGAGCACCTGGGCCTGCCCGACCGGGATGACGTGAAGGAGGGCGTGATCACCTACAAGATCGCCGCCCACGCCGCGGACCTGGCCAAGGGCCACCCGGGCGCCCAGGCGCGCGACAACGCGCTGTCCAAGGCCCGCTTCGAGTTCCGCTGGGAGGACCAGTTCAACCTCTCGTTGGACCCCGAGCGCGCCCGCGCCTTCCACGACGAGACGCTGCCCGCCGAGGGCGCCAAGGTGGCGCACTTCTGCTCCATGTGCGGCCCCCAGTTCTGCTCCATGAAGATCACGCAGGACGTGCGTGACTACGCGGAGAAGCAGGGCCTCTCCGAGGACACCGCGCTGAAGACGGGCCTCGAGGAGAAGAGCGAGGAATTCAAGAAGGCCGGCGGCCAGTTGTATCGCTGA
- a CDS encoding DUF4870 domain-containing protein, giving the protein METPPKEQMGSYISGSPMPTQDEKTMALLAHMGTILANFVGLGFAVPLVLMLTKGKESSFVHAHSVESLNFQITVFIAAVVSSITICIGIGFILLPVVGIAALVFSIIAGLKANEGLLYKYPVNIRLVK; this is encoded by the coding sequence ATGGAGACTCCGCCCAAGGAGCAGATGGGTTCGTACATCAGCGGTTCGCCGATGCCGACCCAGGACGAGAAGACGATGGCCCTGCTGGCCCACATGGGCACCATCCTGGCCAACTTCGTGGGTCTGGGCTTCGCGGTGCCGCTGGTGCTCATGCTGACCAAGGGGAAGGAGTCCTCCTTCGTCCACGCCCACTCGGTGGAGTCGCTGAACTTCCAGATCACCGTCTTCATCGCCGCCGTCGTCAGCTCCATCACCATCTGCATCGGCATCGGGTTCATCCTGCTGCCCGTCGTCGGCATCGCCGCGCTGGTCTTCTCCATCATCGCGGGCCTGAAGGCGAACGAGGGGCTGCTCTACAAGTACCCGGTCAACATCCGGCTGGTGAAGTAG
- the moaA gene encoding GTP 3',8-cyclase MoaA, which translates to MTTPALQPRPDPLAPPLLDAQGRRMTYLRLSVTDRCNFRCTYCSPASWGGKKDLLTAQEFERIASVFASMGIRRVRLTGGEPLIRPDIVEVSRRIAALPGIQHVAITTNASHLADLAVPLREAGVTQLNISLDTLSPETFRRISKQGDFDAILRGIDAAAAAGYASLKLNVVVMRGVNDGEAAALVAYAHARGLTPRFIELMPFGQGQPVPTAELVERLQATGLSLEPEPEEKGDAAASLTSGPARYWRTPAGRVGFISPLTQNFCGGCNRVRVASNGDLRSCLGGRAQAPLHQLIRGGATDAELAVAIRRALGDKPDGHRFTEPGNGATLLTMMGIGG; encoded by the coding sequence GTGACGACTCCCGCCCTACAGCCCCGCCCGGACCCGCTCGCCCCGCCCCTGCTGGACGCGCAGGGGCGCCGCATGACGTACCTGCGGCTGAGCGTCACGGACCGGTGCAACTTCCGCTGCACCTACTGCTCGCCCGCATCGTGGGGCGGCAAGAAGGACCTGCTCACCGCGCAGGAGTTCGAGCGCATCGCCTCCGTCTTCGCGAGCATGGGCATCCGCCGCGTGCGCCTCACCGGCGGCGAGCCGCTCATCCGCCCGGACATCGTGGAGGTATCCAGGCGCATCGCCGCGCTGCCCGGCATCCAGCACGTGGCCATCACCACCAACGCCAGCCACCTGGCGGACCTGGCCGTGCCGCTGCGCGAGGCCGGTGTCACCCAGCTCAACATCAGCCTGGACACCCTCTCGCCGGAGACGTTCCGCCGCATCTCCAAGCAGGGCGACTTCGACGCGATCCTCCGCGGCATCGACGCTGCTGCGGCGGCGGGCTACGCGTCGCTGAAGCTCAACGTCGTGGTGATGCGCGGCGTGAATGACGGCGAGGCCGCCGCGCTGGTGGCGTACGCACACGCGCGTGGCCTCACCCCGCGCTTCATCGAGCTGATGCCCTTCGGCCAGGGCCAGCCGGTGCCCACCGCGGAGCTCGTCGAGCGGCTCCAGGCCACGGGCCTGTCGCTGGAGCCCGAGCCCGAGGAGAAGGGCGACGCCGCGGCCTCCCTCACCTCCGGCCCCGCGCGCTACTGGCGCACCCCGGCGGGACGCGTGGGCTTCATCTCCCCGCTCACCCAGAACTTCTGCGGCGGGTGCAACCGCGTGCGCGTGGCATCCAATGGCGACTTGCGAAGCTGCCTGGGCGGGCGCGCGCAGGCCCCGCTGCACCAGCTCATCCGGGGCGGCGCCACCGACGCGGAGCTGGCGGTGGCCATCCGCCGCGCCCTCGGTGACAAGCCGGACGGGCACCGCTTCACCGAGCCCGGCAACGGCGCCACGCTGCTGACCATGATGGGCATCGGCGGCTGA
- a CDS encoding HD domain-containing phosphohydrolase — MEAIPPAPPRILIVDDDDSVRDVISVLLREEGYNCVVASGAEMALDVASEEDTPLVISDMKMPGKDGLWLLENLRERLPDTSVIMLTGYGDTESAVDCLRRGAVDYLLKPPKLTDLIRAIERALAKRRIEMARKRYQKKLERKVRDRTAELRLALRDIANTYQNTLLALVAALDAREHETSDHSQRVVSYTSAIAQRMGIQSKELEEIGRGALLHDIGKIGVPDAVLLKPGKLTPDEWMEMRKHPEIGFQMIQAIPFLDTPASIVLSHQERWDGAGYPRNLQRHEIHIGARIFAVADTLDAMTSDRPYRKGTSFANAIQEIRRCANTQFDPEVVRAFLDIGEEGLIRIKEEMALKKLQLPVAEAEATEAEAELARLTDLDDDNDAPIRSSSSSESTEGKDPVVKRSATGTEG, encoded by the coding sequence GTGGAAGCCATCCCTCCTGCCCCACCCAGAATCCTCATCGTCGATGATGACGACTCCGTCCGAGACGTCATCTCCGTCCTCCTTCGGGAGGAGGGCTACAACTGCGTCGTCGCGAGTGGTGCCGAGATGGCGCTGGATGTCGCGAGCGAGGAGGACACTCCGCTCGTCATCAGCGACATGAAGATGCCGGGCAAGGACGGCCTGTGGCTCCTGGAGAACCTGCGCGAGCGGCTCCCGGACACATCCGTCATCATGCTCACCGGCTACGGCGACACCGAGTCCGCCGTGGACTGCCTGCGTCGCGGCGCGGTGGACTACCTCCTCAAGCCGCCGAAGCTGACGGACCTCATCCGTGCGATTGAGCGCGCGCTCGCCAAGCGCCGCATCGAGATGGCCCGCAAGCGCTACCAGAAGAAGCTGGAGCGCAAGGTGCGCGACAGGACGGCGGAGCTGCGGCTCGCCCTGCGCGACATCGCCAACACCTACCAGAACACGCTGCTGGCGCTGGTGGCCGCCCTCGACGCGCGCGAGCACGAGACGAGCGACCACTCGCAGCGCGTGGTCAGCTACACGTCCGCCATCGCCCAGCGCATGGGCATCCAGAGCAAAGAACTGGAGGAGATTGGCCGCGGCGCGCTCCTGCACGACATCGGCAAGATTGGCGTGCCGGACGCGGTGCTCCTCAAGCCGGGCAAGCTGACGCCGGACGAGTGGATGGAGATGCGGAAGCATCCCGAAATCGGCTTCCAGATGATCCAGGCCATCCCCTTCCTGGACACGCCCGCCTCCATCGTCCTCTCGCACCAGGAGCGCTGGGACGGCGCCGGCTACCCGCGCAACCTGCAGCGGCACGAAATCCACATCGGCGCGCGCATCTTCGCCGTGGCGGACACGCTGGACGCGATGACGAGCGACCGGCCGTACCGCAAGGGCACGTCGTTCGCCAACGCCATCCAGGAAATCCGCCGCTGCGCCAACACGCAGTTCGACCCGGAAGTGGTGCGCGCGTTCCTCGACATCGGCGAGGAGGGTCTCATCCGCATCAAGGAGGAGATGGCGCTCAAGAAGCTCCAGCTCCCCGTTGCGGAGGCGGAGGCCACCGAGGCCGAGGCCGAGCTGGCCCGCCTCACCGACCTGGACGACGACAACGACGCTCCCATCCGGTCCTCCTCCTCGTCGGAGAGCACCGAGGGCAAGGACCCCGTCGTCAAGCGCTCGGCGACCGGCACGGAGGGTTGA
- the thiO gene encoding glycine oxidase ThiO: MRVSNVVIVGGGIMGCGIALRLRQSGVRVTVLERSIPGAEASSAAAGILAPQMESDGPGPFLELCLRSRGLYPAFASELRELTGVDVAYRPCGVLKVAFSEEDLHHLDATVAWQRGMGLRAELLDGTAARALEPRLSPKALAAAHFPDDHQVDNRLLVRALSMAAARVGAEFRGGYVRGVVHEQGRAVGVDLDGEVLRADAVVLAAGSWSALVQGAGVEPKAVRPARGQMVQLQTRLPVLDRVLTSEKGYLVPRADGRVIAGSTMELVGFDKQVTAAGLARILDMALELCPELASAPVTDSWAGFRPWTEDRNPYLGEGPVPGLFLATGHFRNGILLAPITAKLITQAVLGEKSTMDLTPFRYDRPPVPGARATRDVGVTPPPFPGR, encoded by the coding sequence ATGCGAGTGTCGAACGTCGTCATCGTGGGGGGCGGCATCATGGGCTGCGGCATCGCCCTGCGCCTCCGGCAGTCGGGCGTGCGCGTCACCGTGCTGGAGCGCTCCATTCCCGGCGCGGAGGCCTCGAGCGCAGCCGCGGGCATCCTCGCCCCGCAGATGGAATCCGACGGGCCCGGCCCCTTCCTGGAGCTGTGCCTGCGCAGCCGGGGCCTCTACCCCGCCTTCGCCTCCGAGCTGCGCGAGCTGACCGGCGTGGACGTGGCCTACCGGCCCTGCGGCGTCCTCAAGGTGGCCTTCAGCGAGGAGGATCTGCACCACCTGGATGCCACGGTGGCGTGGCAGCGCGGAATGGGCCTGCGCGCGGAGCTGCTGGACGGCACGGCCGCACGCGCCCTGGAGCCCCGCCTGTCGCCCAAGGCGCTGGCCGCCGCGCACTTCCCCGATGACCACCAGGTCGACAACCGGCTGCTGGTGCGCGCCCTCTCCATGGCCGCCGCCCGCGTGGGCGCGGAGTTCCGCGGCGGCTACGTGCGCGGCGTGGTGCACGAGCAGGGCCGCGCGGTGGGCGTGGACCTGGACGGCGAGGTGCTGCGCGCGGACGCCGTCGTGCTGGCGGCGGGCTCGTGGTCCGCGCTGGTGCAGGGCGCCGGCGTGGAGCCGAAGGCGGTACGGCCGGCGCGCGGGCAGATGGTGCAATTGCAGACGCGGTTACCGGTGCTGGACCGCGTCCTCACCTCGGAGAAGGGCTACCTCGTGCCGCGCGCGGATGGGCGCGTCATCGCAGGCAGCACCATGGAGCTGGTCGGCTTCGACAAGCAGGTGACGGCGGCGGGGCTGGCCCGCATCCTCGACATGGCGCTGGAGCTGTGCCCCGAGCTGGCCTCCGCGCCCGTGACGGACTCGTGGGCCGGCTTCCGCCCGTGGACGGAGGACCGCAACCCCTACCTCGGCGAGGGCCCCGTGCCCGGCCTCTTCCTCGCCACCGGCCACTTCCGCAACGGCATCCTCCTGGCGCCCATCACCGCGAAGCTCATCACCCAGGCGGTGCTCGGGGAGAAGTCCACCATGGACCTGACGCCCTTCCGGTACGACCGGCCCCCGGTACCGGGCGCGCGCGCAACCCGGGACGTCGGGGTGACGCCACCCCCTTTCCCGGGGCGGTGA
- the hisG gene encoding ATP phosphoribosyltransferase → MLLKIALPNKGRLSEEVRELFNDAGLEVKARGERALTASLGGEFEAIFVRAQDIPEFVADGAAHAGVTGWDLVNEAGRELELLMDLEFGKCRLVVAAREESGLTSADDVRSGSRVASCFPRLTQAFFEKRGQKVTVVPVSGAAEIAPHLGIADIVVDLTSTGSTLKMNGLREVATVLESSARLVACRSNVPEAQRKLEELKLALGSVLAARGKRYLMANVPKTALQQVREVLPGLNGPTVVDVLNGGNFVAVHAVVPSKTIYRTVNALKALGCEGILVTRIERLMA, encoded by the coding sequence ATGCTGCTGAAGATTGCCCTTCCCAACAAAGGTCGTCTCTCCGAAGAGGTGCGTGAGCTGTTCAACGACGCGGGCCTGGAAGTGAAGGCCCGGGGTGAGCGCGCCCTCACCGCGTCACTGGGCGGCGAGTTCGAAGCCATCTTCGTCCGCGCGCAGGACATCCCCGAGTTCGTCGCCGACGGCGCGGCGCACGCGGGTGTCACCGGCTGGGACCTGGTCAACGAGGCCGGGCGCGAGCTGGAGCTGCTGATGGACCTGGAGTTCGGGAAGTGCCGCCTGGTGGTGGCCGCCCGCGAGGAGAGCGGGCTCACCAGCGCGGACGACGTGAGGAGCGGGAGCCGGGTGGCGTCGTGCTTCCCCAGGCTGACGCAGGCCTTCTTCGAGAAGCGCGGGCAGAAGGTGACGGTGGTGCCGGTGTCGGGCGCGGCGGAGATTGCCCCCCACCTGGGCATCGCGGACATCGTGGTGGACCTGACGTCCACCGGCTCCACGCTGAAGATGAACGGGCTGCGCGAGGTGGCCACGGTGCTGGAGTCCAGCGCGCGGCTGGTGGCCTGCAGGTCCAACGTCCCGGAGGCGCAGCGCAAGCTGGAGGAATTGAAGCTGGCGCTGGGCTCGGTGCTGGCGGCGCGGGGCAAGCGCTACCTCATGGCGAACGTGCCGAAGACGGCGCTCCAGCAGGTGCGCGAGGTGCTGCCGGGCCTCAACGGCCCCACGGTGGTGGACGTGCTGAACGGCGGCAACTTCGTGGCGGTGCACGCGGTGGTGCCGTCGAAGACCATCTACCGCACCGTCAACGCGCTCAAGGCCCTGGGCTGCGAGGGCATCCTCGTCACCCGCATCGAGAGGTTGATGGCGTGA
- the hisD gene encoding histidinol dehydrogenase, with protein sequence MDSLTSSILRYRGPLSALSAEDRRRLLNRAGGSDARVASRVSELIARVRDDGDRALFELARQFDRVELKSLEVPRERCEQALASLDSSVRDALTRAARNIARAHEAQKPRAVEIETEPGVWVGRRPDPLGRVGVYAPGGRAVYPSSVLMGVVPAKVAGVGEVIVCSPPGPDGLPHVSVMGAAALAGADRVFALGGAGAVAALAYGTESVPRVDRIVGPGNAYVAEAKLQVVGAVAIEAPAGPSEILVIADGTSSPDAVAREMLAQAEHDPEAACVTLAVGEVHADAIARAVERLAQGARRWEIVTSALGSRGAVLSVASLEEAWPFAGDFAPEHLLLATASPQSDLSRVRNAGTVFLGERSSVAYGDYMTGSNHVLPTAGLARAYSGLNLLDFYRWTTWQRVDAPAAAALAEDVGVLADSEGLFAHADAARAWRRP encoded by the coding sequence ATGGACTCCCTCACTTCTTCCATCCTCAGGTATCGCGGTCCGCTGTCCGCCCTGTCCGCGGAGGACCGCCGTCGGCTGCTGAACAGGGCAGGCGGCTCCGATGCGCGCGTGGCCTCGCGAGTCAGCGAGCTCATCGCCCGCGTGCGAGACGATGGCGACCGGGCGCTCTTCGAGCTGGCGCGCCAGTTCGACCGAGTGGAGCTGAAGTCGCTGGAGGTGCCGCGCGAGCGCTGCGAGCAGGCACTGGCCTCGTTGGACTCCTCCGTGCGCGACGCGCTGACCCGAGCGGCGCGGAACATCGCCCGGGCGCACGAGGCGCAGAAGCCGCGCGCCGTCGAAATCGAGACGGAGCCCGGCGTGTGGGTGGGGCGGCGGCCGGACCCGCTGGGGCGCGTGGGGGTGTACGCGCCGGGGGGCCGGGCGGTGTACCCCAGCAGCGTGCTGATGGGCGTGGTGCCGGCGAAGGTGGCGGGCGTGGGCGAGGTCATCGTCTGCTCGCCGCCGGGGCCGGACGGGCTGCCCCACGTCAGTGTGATGGGCGCGGCGGCTCTGGCGGGCGCGGACCGCGTCTTCGCGCTGGGCGGCGCGGGCGCGGTGGCGGCCCTGGCCTACGGGACGGAGAGCGTGCCCCGCGTGGACCGCATCGTCGGACCGGGCAACGCGTACGTGGCCGAGGCGAAGCTCCAGGTGGTGGGCGCGGTGGCGATTGAGGCGCCGGCCGGGCCCAGCGAAATCCTGGTGATTGCGGACGGCACGTCGAGCCCGGACGCGGTGGCGCGGGAGATGCTGGCCCAGGCCGAGCACGACCCGGAGGCCGCGTGCGTGACGCTGGCGGTGGGCGAGGTCCACGCGGACGCCATCGCCCGGGCGGTGGAGCGGCTGGCGCAGGGAGCGAGGCGCTGGGAAATCGTCACCTCGGCGCTGGGCTCGCGAGGCGCGGTGCTGAGCGTGGCGTCTCTGGAGGAAGCGTGGCCCTTCGCGGGTGACTTCGCGCCGGAGCACCTGCTGCTCGCCACCGCGTCGCCGCAGTCCGACCTGTCGCGCGTGCGCAACGCGGGCACCGTCTTCCTGGGCGAGCGCTCGTCGGTGGCCTACGGCGACTACATGACGGGCTCCAACCACGTGTTGCCCACGGCGGGGCTGGCGCGGGCGTACTCGGGGCTGAACCTGCTGGACTTCTACCGGTGGACCACGTGGCAGCGCGTGGACGCTCCGGCGGCGGCGGCCCTGGCGGAGGACGTGGGTGTCCTCGCGGACAGCGAGGGCCTCTTCGCCCACGCGGACGCGGCGCGGGCCTGGAGGCGCCCGTGA
- a CDS encoding pyridoxal phosphate-dependent aminotransferase, producing the protein MIPTRASYRDIPLYAPAKKPCRVDLSDNTNLFGTPPSAVRVLREASLRAVSGYPAGYSPDLRRAVAAYAGVAPEAVATGCGSDGIIDSAIRAFLEPGDVLAFQDPTFVMVPLYSKMNGVKAAPVPLRADFDVDADALVATGAKVIYLCSPNNPTGTALSRAAVERVVERAPGLVIIDEAYVEFASGPGFLDLARTRRNVLVTRTFSKAYGLAGMRVGWAVGAPALVAEVEKARGPYMLTALSEVMATAVLTEDREWVTARAQEAVANRERLRGELVQLGLRPLPSEANFLMVPLPGAARVAERMRERDVNVRAFQGLTGVGDALRIGSGPWPLLETALAALRESLR; encoded by the coding sequence GTGATTCCCACTCGCGCCTCGTACCGGGACATTCCCCTCTACGCGCCGGCGAAGAAGCCGTGCCGCGTGGACCTGAGCGACAACACCAACCTCTTCGGTACGCCGCCCTCGGCGGTGCGCGTGCTGCGCGAGGCGTCGCTGCGTGCCGTGTCGGGCTACCCCGCGGGCTACTCGCCGGACCTGCGCCGCGCGGTGGCCGCGTATGCAGGGGTGGCGCCGGAAGCGGTGGCGACGGGCTGCGGCTCGGACGGCATCATCGACAGCGCCATCCGCGCGTTCCTGGAGCCGGGCGACGTGCTCGCCTTCCAGGACCCCACCTTCGTCATGGTGCCGCTGTACTCGAAGATGAACGGGGTGAAGGCCGCGCCGGTGCCGCTGCGCGCGGACTTCGACGTGGACGCGGACGCGCTCGTGGCGACGGGCGCGAAGGTCATCTACCTGTGCTCGCCCAACAACCCCACCGGCACGGCGCTGTCGCGCGCGGCGGTGGAGCGGGTGGTGGAGCGGGCGCCTGGCCTCGTCATCATCGACGAGGCCTACGTGGAGTTCGCGTCGGGGCCGGGCTTCCTGGACCTGGCGCGCACGCGGCGCAACGTGCTGGTGACGCGGACGTTCTCCAAGGCCTACGGCCTGGCGGGCATGCGCGTGGGCTGGGCCGTGGGCGCCCCCGCGCTGGTGGCCGAGGTGGAGAAGGCCCGGGGCCCGTACATGCTCACCGCGCTGTCGGAGGTCATGGCCACCGCCGTGCTCACCGAGGACCGGGAGTGGGTGACGGCTCGGGCACAGGAGGCGGTGGCCAACCGCGAGCGGCTGAGAGGCGAACTGGTGCAACTGGGCCTGCGCCCGTTGCCGTCGGAGGCCAACTTCCTGATGGTGCCGCTGCCGGGCGCGGCGAGGGTGGCGGAGCGGATGCGGGAGCGGGACGTGAATGTGCGGGCCTTCCAGGGGCTGACCGGGGTGGGGGACGCGCTCCGGATTGGCAGTGGACCCTGGCCCCTCTTGGAGACGGCGCTGGCGGCGCTGCGGGAGTCACTGCGATGA